The Paenibacillus sp. FSL W8-0426 region CAACTTTTTTAGGAACAGTTATAGAGGGATTACAAAAAACAAATAAGCTTGATCACTTACTTTGTAGTAACCAAACAGAAATTATGAAGGAGGCCAAAAATAGTGAATGGATTATCTTAGGCTGGGGGAACTGTCCTGAAAACTTATGTGTTAATCTTCATAAATGTGAAACTAACAAAATATTAGCTACCTTATACAAGGTGCAAAAAGGATCAAGCATTTATGTTTTTGAGGATAAGAAAAACGAGGGATTGACCAGAAAGAAACAGCCAAGACACCCAAGACGTTTACATACGGACACTTCAATAATATCAGAGATCAAAATCAAAAAAAATAAACAAGGTAATGATAAAATTGCTACATACGAAATTGAATTTTAAAAAAGTTGACATCCTATAACATAATATTCACGCTGCGAGCATTCGCTCTTGGTCCGGCATTCGCCAGACACCCAGCATATGCTGGGTCGTGAATACAGAAACGTTATGCGAAATAGATCAAGATCATTTAAGGAGTTGAAGAACAAATGAGAAATCTAGAGACAGAATTGATTCAAAGCCACCAAGCATTATTCGGTGATTATTTTATGGAAGAAGAAGAGGCAAACAATTTTATATTAGAGAAGCTTAATTACTCCCAAAGTTTAGTGCCGCGCAGAATGTTAAATACTG contains the following coding sequences:
- a CDS encoding DUF1643 domain-containing protein, giving the protein MTNKQYPNFIDRENIFSDKEKIAKVETFLSFEKNKSEKIAENELFIRKVLKLPLKKATGSKKICFCLMNPSKADKQNSDDTVNIVLKFVEKLMNEVNSQFKNIGEVVVVNLFPTYETRSTFLGTVIEGLQKTNKLDHLLCSNQTEIMKEAKNSEWIILGWGNCPENLCVNLHKCETNKILATLYKVQKGSSIYVFEDKKNEGLTRKKQPRHPRRLHTDTSIISEIKIKKNKQGNDKIATYEIEF